Genomic DNA from Paenibacillus donghaensis:
AATGAAGCCGGAGATCGCCTGCGCCCAATAGCCTGACAGCATAATCCGCGTATTGCGCTCACGGAAGCCGGTCAGCACCCGCTCCTCCTGGGAGAAGGCCTTGATGATCCGCTGGCCGGACAAGGTCTCCTCGATGAATCCGTTCATCTCGCCCATATTGCGCTGGCGCTCCTTGAACAAGGGACCTGTGCGCCGCGTAATCCAGCGCATGCCAAGCAGCATCAGCGGCACCACAATGAAGGTCAGCAGCGTCAGCAGCGGACTGAGCCAGAGCATGACGCCAAGCGTGCCGACCAATGTCAGCACACTGGAGAAAATCTGAATCGCCGAGCTGTTCAGCGTGGAGCTGACGCTCTCGATATCATTGGTCAAGCGGCTCATTATCTCACCCTGCTGCCTGCGGTTGAAGAAGGAGATCGGCAGCGTATGCAGATGGGAGAACAGGTCCGTGCGCATCCTGAGCACCGTTTCCTGGGCAATCTCGATCATCCAGATATTCTGCAGCCAGGAGGTCAGCGAGAACAGGATATAGACCAGTGCCAGGGAGAGGAGAAACAAGCTCCATGAGCGCCCTCCCGCACCCTCCAGGTAATCATCCACCGCTTGCCCGATCAGGAATGGGCCCAGCAGGGCCAGGGCCGAGCTGAACACAACCATCAGCAGCACAAGTATAAGCTTGGCTCTGCGTTTGGCTAGATACTGCCACAGCCGCTTCAGCGTGCCTGCCCAGTCCTTGGCTTTGGCCTTCGCCTTGCGCCCCCGGGGAGAACCGAAGCTTGCGGCTTCCCCCAGCTCAAAGTTCGGTCTGGGATGGCGGAAAGGCTCAAGTAATGCTTTGAACATGCGGCAATCCGCCTCCTGTCTGGGATTCCTGTATTTTGCGGTAGAGATCCGACTCTGCCATCAGCTCCCGGTGGGTGCCCCGTCCGATCAGCCTGCCTTCATCCAGCAGCAGAATCAGGTCAGCCGACACCGTGGAACTGATCTTCTGTGTAATTAGAAACGTAGTGCAGGACATCTGCTTAAGCGCTTGCAGCAGCTGTCCCTCCGTTACGGCATCCAGCGCACTGGTGCTGTCGTCCAGAATCAGGATCGCGGGCCTCCGGACCAGCGCCCGGGCAATCGTGAGCCGCTGCTTCTGCCCGCCGGAGAGGTTCACACCCCGCTGGCCGAGCATCGTCTCATAGCCATCCGGCAATCCCTCTATCGTCTTGTGGATCTGCGCAGCCTTCGCTGCCTGCCGGATCTCCTCCAGACTGGCATGTTCGTTGCCCCAGCTGATGTTCTCGCGCACCGTACCACTGAACAGCAGCACCTCTTGGGGAACATAACCGATATTACGCCGCAGCCGGGAGATTTCCATACCCGAGCTCTCTACCCCATCGATCAAAATAGAGCCAGCAGTCTGCTTATACAGCTGTGGAATCAGCGCCACCAGCGTGGACTTGCCGGAGCCGGTGGCTCCCATAATCGCAATCCGCTCCCCTGGACGCGCAGCGAAGGAAATGTCCTCCAGCACACGGATGTCGCTCTCGGGATACGAGAAGCTTACGTGGTTGAGCTCCACCGCTCCTTGGATAGGAGCGTGACCTGCTGCCTCCGGTGTTCCCTGCTGCCCTATGTACACCATACCGACTGCAGTAGCACTTGCCTGCTTCCACTCACCAGCCACACTTCCACCGGCTTGCTTCCGCTCACCAGCTTCCACACTCATTTCACTCGCTTCCGCCCCTTGCTCCATCACTTCGCCAATCCGCTGGGATGACGCCCGGGCGCGGGAGAAGGTGACGACGATCCAGGACAAGGCAGAGAGCGCCCCGATCATCCGGGTCGAATAATTAATCACAGCCACGGTCTGCCCAAGGGTAGCCTCCCCGGCGGCAATCTCAATGCGTCCAAACCACAGCACAGCCAGAATCGCCGCGTTGACGATCAACATAATAAACGGCATCGTGGTTTCGGTTAGCCGCAGCGCGGACATACTGGATTTCATCAGTTCTGTACTGAATGAGGCGAACCGGCCCATCTCATGTACCATCCGCACGAACACGCGGATCAGCCGGATGCCGGTCAGATTCTCCTGAATGACTCCATTCACCGTATCCAGCCGGATTTGGACTATGCGGAACAAGGCGGAAGCCTTGCGCATGACCCAATAGAGGAACCCGATCAACAGAGGCAGGGTGACTACCAGCAGCAGCCCCAGCTTCACATGCACCACGAGAGCCATAATTACGCTGCCCATAACGACCAGCGGCACCCGGGTCATAAACCGCAGGCTCATAAAGACGGTATCCTGCAGCTGCGACACATCACCCGTCAGCCGGGTAATCAGCGAGGAGGCCGCGAAGCGGTTGAATACTTCATAAGAGAACGACTGCACTTTAGCATACAGCTTGTCTCTGAGATCGAAAGCGAACCCTTGGCTGGCGTGGGAGGCCAGGAAGGAGCTAAGCACTCCGGCGCCAAAAGCCACTCCGGCACTGGCCACCAGCACCGTTCCCCAGAACCATACGACCGAAGCATCTTGCTTGCTGATGCCCTCGTCAATGATTTTGGAGATCAAGAGCGGCTGTGACAGCTCCACCGCAAGCTCAATCAACATCATCACCAGTGCGGCGATGGCGGCAACACGGTATTTTTTCAGATAAGACAGGATCAGGACCATTTGGCATTACCCCATTTATTTATTCGTAGAGTGCTTCACGCAGCCGGGTAGACATGCTTGATGCCTGTCCGGACTTCAGGATGACCCGGCGAAGCGCCTTGTTGCTGCGGCTGAGCTCAGCCATTTCCGCCACCATTTCTTCCAGCAGGGCAACAGCCCCGCCGGAGATTTCGCCGGTTTCCTGCAATGCAGTAATTCGTTGCTTCCATTCCTCCATCGTATCAGCCATTACTATGCTCTTCCTTTCCATAAACAGATTACCGCCAATTATAACACATTCCATAGGATGAACTTTAGCAGGTACGTGTATCCGCTGCAGCCGAGAACATGTTTTCACTGGCTTCTCCCGCAAGGAATATGATACTCTAGTAAAGTCGGTTTTTGGCTTGATTACTCAGTTGGTAACGAAAGGAACGATGAATGTGGCACAGTTGTTTTTCAAATACGGGGCAATGAACAGCGGAAAATCCATCGAAATCCTCAAGGTTGCACACAATTATGAAGAGCAGGGCAAATCCGTGCTGATCTTCACGCCTTCGCTGGATGACCGGGATGAGGTGGGCTATATCTCCTCACGAATCGGTCTGCGCAAGCAGGCCATTGCCATTGATGAGCATACCAATATCTATGACATAGTTAGTACAAATCTTCCTAAACCTCACTGTGTGTTGATTGACGAATGCCAATTTCTCAGCAAGGACTGCATTCTCCAGCTGGTGCGGATCGTTGATGAGCTGAACATTCCCGTGATGGCCTTTGGACTAAAGAATGATTTTCAGAATAATCTGTTTGAGGGCAGTAAATATATGCTGATCTAT
This window encodes:
- a CDS encoding ABC transporter ATP-binding protein, which produces MVLILSYLKKYRVAAIAALVMMLIELAVELSQPLLISKIIDEGISKQDASVVWFWGTVLVASAGVAFGAGVLSSFLASHASQGFAFDLRDKLYAKVQSFSYEVFNRFAASSLITRLTGDVSQLQDTVFMSLRFMTRVPLVVMGSVIMALVVHVKLGLLLVVTLPLLIGFLYWVMRKASALFRIVQIRLDTVNGVIQENLTGIRLIRVFVRMVHEMGRFASFSTELMKSSMSALRLTETTMPFIMLIVNAAILAVLWFGRIEIAAGEATLGQTVAVINYSTRMIGALSALSWIVVTFSRARASSQRIGEVMEQGAEASEMSVEAGERKQAGGSVAGEWKQASATAVGMVYIGQQGTPEAAGHAPIQGAVELNHVSFSYPESDIRVLEDISFAARPGERIAIMGATGSGKSTLVALIPQLYKQTAGSILIDGVESSGMEISRLRRNIGYVPQEVLLFSGTVRENISWGNEHASLEEIRQAAKAAQIHKTIEGLPDGYETMLGQRGVNLSGGQKQRLTIARALVRRPAILILDDSTSALDAVTEGQLLQALKQMSCTTFLITQKISSTVSADLILLLDEGRLIGRGTHRELMAESDLYRKIQESQTGGGLPHVQSIT
- a CDS encoding thymidine kinase, producing MAQLFFKYGAMNSGKSIEILKVAHNYEEQGKSVLIFTPSLDDRDEVGYISSRIGLRKQAIAIDEHTNIYDIVSTNLPKPHCVLIDECQFLSKDCILQLVRIVDELNIPVMAFGLKNDFQNNLFEGSKYMLIYADKIEEMKTICWFCERKATMALRVENGKPVYSGKQIQIGGNEAYYPVCRKCHKNPPL